In one Planctomycetota bacterium genomic region, the following are encoded:
- a CDS encoding RluA family pseudouridine synthase translates to MPHILYHNGPCIVALKPAGLLTHAPEGIDSLEVQLKDWVRAIEGKTGNVYLGLPHRLDRPVSGAVVVARHVRAARKLSEQFENRTVHKRYWACVSGVVEPESGKWRDRLLKIKGQPRGLVVDADHPEGRDAELSYRVLGVFPWGTWLEVVLHTGRYHQIRVQAAARGHAVLGDTLYGSLTSFGPPVEDFREQSIALHGRQLEFLHPMTREPVSIIAPLFPAWRELALPLEDQDFLSV, encoded by the coding sequence TTGCCGCACATCCTCTATCACAACGGCCCGTGCATCGTCGCCCTCAAGCCGGCCGGACTACTGACGCACGCTCCCGAGGGGATCGACAGCCTGGAGGTGCAGCTCAAGGATTGGGTTCGCGCGATCGAGGGTAAGACGGGAAACGTCTACCTGGGGTTGCCTCACCGCCTGGACCGGCCGGTGTCGGGGGCCGTGGTCGTGGCGCGCCATGTCCGCGCGGCTCGCAAGCTTTCCGAGCAGTTCGAGAACCGCACCGTACACAAGCGCTATTGGGCATGCGTCTCGGGCGTGGTCGAGCCCGAGTCCGGCAAATGGCGCGATCGACTGTTGAAGATCAAGGGGCAGCCGCGCGGGCTGGTCGTTGACGCCGATCATCCCGAAGGACGCGACGCCGAGCTGAGCTACCGGGTGCTGGGCGTCTTCCCGTGGGGAACCTGGCTCGAGGTCGTGCTGCACACCGGGCGCTATCACCAGATTCGTGTCCAGGCCGCCGCCCGCGGGCACGCTGTGTTGGGGGACACGCTGTACGGCTCGCTGACCAGCTTCGGCCCGCCGGTCGAGGACTTCCGCGAGCAATCGATCGCCCTGCACGGCCGGCAATTGGAGTTCCTGCATCCGATGACGCGCGAGCCCGTGTCGATCATCGCGCCGCTGTTTCCCGCCTGGCGCGAGTTAGCTCTGCCGTTGGAAGATCAGGATTTTTTGTCTGTCTAG
- a CDS encoding Gfo/Idh/MocA family oxidoreductase, whose translation MSHLSRRRFLQDSMFAASAAAMSASLLSAAEKKDESAGARSPNERLSVAVIGVNGRGKSHLAGFGNRNGCDVTIICDADEKVGQQACADMEKKTGLKPKFVRDMREVFDNKSVDIVSTATPNHWHALCSIWAIQAGKDVYVEKPVSHNVSEGRRIVEAARKYNKICQTGTQSRSMAGTADAIKFLQDGKIGEVKIARGLCYKRRKSIGPRGTYEIPASVDYNLWAGPAPMSPLTRPKFHYDWHWQWECGNGDLGNQGIHQMDVARWGLGANTLCDRVFSYGGRLGYEDAGETANTQLVYADYGPKTLVFEVRGLETKPLRDASVGIIFEGSEGYLVLNSYAGGSAFDLKGNLTTKFSTPKGGDSVHFDNFLDAVRKRDYKVLNADIEQGHLSSALCHLGNISYRLGKSMPMGDLKSKLQSADKSETFERFAQHLSENGVPADVQVVCGETLALDTKTETFINNAAADAMLTREYRAPFVVPKAGAV comes from the coding sequence ATGTCGCATCTTTCGCGCCGCCGGTTCTTGCAAGATTCTATGTTCGCGGCCTCGGCTGCCGCCATGTCGGCTTCGCTGTTGAGCGCCGCCGAGAAGAAGGACGAGAGCGCCGGCGCTCGCAGCCCCAACGAACGACTGAGCGTGGCGGTCATCGGCGTCAACGGTCGCGGCAAGAGCCACCTGGCTGGCTTTGGCAACCGCAACGGCTGCGATGTGACGATCATCTGCGACGCCGACGAGAAGGTCGGCCAGCAAGCCTGTGCCGACATGGAAAAGAAGACCGGCCTGAAGCCGAAGTTCGTCCGCGACATGCGCGAAGTCTTCGACAACAAGTCGGTCGACATCGTCAGCACCGCCACGCCAAACCACTGGCACGCCCTGTGCAGCATCTGGGCCATTCAGGCTGGCAAGGACGTCTATGTCGAAAAGCCGGTCAGCCACAACGTCAGCGAAGGCCGGCGGATCGTCGAAGCCGCTCGCAAGTACAACAAGATTTGCCAGACCGGCACGCAAAGCCGCTCGATGGCTGGCACCGCCGATGCGATCAAGTTCCTGCAGGATGGCAAGATCGGCGAAGTGAAGATCGCTCGCGGCCTGTGCTACAAGCGCCGCAAGTCGATCGGCCCGCGCGGCACGTACGAGATTCCGGCCTCGGTCGATTACAACTTGTGGGCCGGGCCGGCGCCGATGAGCCCGCTGACCCGCCCCAAGTTCCACTACGACTGGCACTGGCAGTGGGAATGTGGCAACGGCGACCTGGGGAACCAGGGGATTCACCAGATGGACGTGGCCCGCTGGGGCCTGGGGGCGAACACGCTGTGCGATCGCGTGTTCAGCTACGGTGGCCGCTTGGGCTATGAAGACGCCGGCGAAACCGCGAATACCCAGTTGGTGTACGCCGATTACGGCCCCAAGACGCTGGTATTTGAAGTTCGCGGCCTCGAGACCAAGCCGCTGCGCGACGCGTCGGTCGGTATTATCTTCGAGGGGAGCGAAGGTTACCTGGTACTCAACAGTTACGCCGGCGGCTCGGCCTTCGACCTGAAGGGGAACCTGACGACCAAGTTCTCGACACCCAAGGGGGGCGACTCGGTCCACTTCGACAACTTCCTCGACGCTGTTCGCAAGCGGGATTACAAGGTTCTCAACGCCGACATCGAACAGGGGCACCTGTCGAGCGCCCTGTGCCACTTGGGAAACATCTCGTATCGCCTGGGCAAGTCAATGCCGATGGGCGATCTGAAGTCCAAGCTGCAATCGGCCGACAAGTCCGAGACGTTCGAGCGGTTCGCGCAGCACTTGAGCGAGAACGGCGTGCCGGCCGACGTGCAAGTGGTGTGCGGCGAGACCCTGGCGCTCGATACCAAGACCGAGACGTTCATCAACAACGCCGCGGCCGACGCCATGCTGACCCGTGAGTATCGGGCGCCGTTCGTGGTGCCGAAGGCCGGCGCGGTCTGA
- the rsfS gene encoding ribosome silencing factor, producing MATTELSRADVDARGDRSLERALAAARTAAEHRGRDITILDLRELTSEFDFFVLVTGSSRRQLHTIADEVNRVLQKQLHDRRLGTEGYVDSRWILQDYGDVVVHCFDDEARKYYALDQLWCTAKRVEFVPPVVEPARHAPWEE from the coding sequence GTGGCGACTACTGAACTCAGCCGGGCCGACGTCGATGCGCGGGGCGACCGCTCATTGGAACGGGCCTTGGCCGCCGCTCGTACGGCCGCCGAACACCGCGGCCGGGACATTACCATCCTCGACCTGCGCGAACTCACCAGTGAGTTCGACTTCTTCGTGCTGGTCACCGGTTCCAGCCGCCGGCAATTGCACACCATTGCCGACGAAGTCAATCGCGTGCTACAAAAGCAACTGCACGATCGTCGATTGGGAACCGAAGGCTACGTCGACAGCCGCTGGATTCTTCAGGACTATGGCGACGTGGTGGTCCACTGCTTTGACGACGAAGCGCGGAAGTACTACGCGCTCGACCAGCTTTGGTGTACAGCTAAGCGAGTCGAGTTCGTGCCGCCGGTCGTCGAGCCCGCCCGCCACGCGCCGTGGGAAGAGTAG
- the argS gene encoding arginine--tRNA ligase produces MNLLALVRERLAAALTPYATPEELPALLELVRPSQDASFGDYQANLAMPLGKKLGRPPRDIAAEIVAALKLDDIAHPPEVAGPGFINVRLRDDWLAGCLGRAVADARLGVAATTQPRTFVIDYSAPNVAKPMHVGHIRSTVIGDALYRTLKFLGHRTISDNHLGDWGTQFGMIIYGYKHFRDEAAYQKSPVDELARLYRLVNRLVDYHEGRERLPLLRKELAEREADLRAEQAAPKAADPQEEKKRVKALKRLEGVVADTRKDVDALAEKLAAVESDENLAHMAWQHPHIGQAALQETAKLHEGDAENLRLWHAFLPPCREAINVVYRRLGVTFDETLGESFYHDQLAGTVDDLIARGIARESDGALCVFFDTLPVTATGGKKIDAPMIVRKKDGAFLYATTDLATIEYRMKRWQPDAILYVVDHRQSLHFEQLFATARLLGFDKLELQHVSFGTVLGSDGRPYKTRSGDTVGLTGLLDEAVSRAREIVSANDESKPSGADLSPERRQQIAETVGIAALKYADLSQNRTSDYTFSYDKMLAMNGNTATYMQYAYARVRSIFRRGQVDVEALRASAPAVALDAPAEQALARQLLRFEEALASVLTDYRPHQLTTYLWDLANTYSTFFEQCPVLKAETPAVRDSRLLLCDLTARTIKQGLELLGIGVVEQM; encoded by the coding sequence ATGAATCTTTTAGCCCTGGTCCGCGAGCGGCTCGCCGCGGCGTTAACGCCCTACGCCACGCCCGAGGAATTGCCGGCCTTGCTCGAGTTGGTCCGGCCGAGCCAGGACGCCAGCTTTGGTGATTACCAGGCTAACTTGGCCATGCCGCTGGGCAAGAAGCTGGGCCGGCCACCGCGCGACATCGCGGCTGAGATCGTGGCCGCGCTGAAGCTCGACGACATCGCTCACCCACCCGAGGTCGCCGGCCCCGGCTTCATCAACGTCCGGCTACGCGACGACTGGCTGGCCGGGTGTCTGGGTCGGGCGGTCGCCGATGCGCGGTTGGGCGTGGCGGCGACGACGCAGCCGCGCACCTTTGTCATCGACTATTCCGCGCCGAACGTGGCCAAGCCGATGCACGTCGGGCACATTCGCTCGACGGTGATTGGCGATGCCCTGTACCGAACGCTGAAGTTCCTCGGCCACCGGACGATCAGCGACAACCACCTGGGGGACTGGGGCACCCAGTTCGGGATGATCATCTATGGCTACAAGCACTTTCGCGACGAGGCGGCGTACCAGAAGTCGCCGGTCGACGAGTTGGCTCGGCTGTACCGGCTGGTGAATCGGCTGGTCGATTATCACGAAGGGCGCGAGCGGCTACCGCTGTTGCGCAAAGAGCTGGCCGAACGCGAAGCCGATCTGCGCGCCGAGCAGGCCGCCCCGAAAGCCGCCGATCCGCAAGAAGAAAAGAAACGCGTCAAGGCGCTCAAGCGATTGGAAGGGGTCGTCGCCGACACGCGCAAAGACGTTGACGCGCTGGCCGAGAAGCTGGCCGCGGTCGAGTCGGACGAGAATCTGGCTCACATGGCCTGGCAACATCCCCACATCGGCCAGGCCGCGCTGCAAGAGACGGCCAAGCTTCACGAAGGAGACGCCGAGAACCTGCGCTTGTGGCACGCGTTCCTGCCGCCGTGCCGCGAGGCGATCAACGTCGTCTATCGCCGGCTGGGGGTGACGTTCGACGAGACGCTGGGGGAAAGCTTCTACCACGATCAACTGGCCGGCACGGTCGACGACCTGATCGCGCGGGGAATTGCCCGCGAGAGCGACGGGGCGCTGTGCGTCTTCTTCGACACGCTGCCGGTCACGGCCACCGGGGGCAAAAAGATTGACGCCCCGATGATCGTTCGCAAGAAGGACGGGGCGTTTTTGTACGCGACGACCGATCTGGCGACGATCGAATATCGAATGAAGCGGTGGCAGCCCGACGCCATTTTGTACGTCGTCGACCACCGGCAAAGCTTGCACTTCGAACAACTGTTCGCCACGGCGCGCTTGCTGGGCTTTGACAAGCTGGAACTGCAGCACGTCAGCTTTGGCACCGTGCTGGGGAGCGATGGCCGGCCGTACAAGACCCGCTCGGGCGACACGGTCGGCTTGACCGGGTTGCTGGACGAGGCGGTCAGCCGGGCCCGCGAGATCGTTTCGGCCAATGACGAGTCCAAGCCGAGCGGCGCGGACCTTTCGCCCGAACGCCGGCAACAGATCGCCGAGACGGTTGGCATCGCGGCGTTGAAGTACGCCGACCTGTCGCAGAACCGGACCAGCGACTACACGTTCAGCTACGACAAGATGTTGGCCATGAACGGCAACACGGCCACGTACATGCAATACGCCTACGCCCGGGTGCGGAGCATCTTCCGTCGCGGGCAGGTCGACGTCGAAGCGTTGCGAGCGTCGGCCCCGGCTGTGGCGCTCGACGCCCCGGCCGAGCAAGCCCTGGCGCGGCAGTTGTTGCGGTTCGAGGAAGCGCTGGCGTCGGTGTTGACCGATTACCGGCCGCACCAGTTGACGACGTATCTGTGGGATCTGGCGAACACGTATTCGACGTTTTTCGAGCAGTGTCCGGTGTTGAAGGCCGAGACGCCCGCCGTGCGCGACAGCCGGTTACTGCTCTGCGACCTGACCGCCCGGACGATCAAGCAGGGGCTGGAGTTGCTAGGCATCGGCGTGGTCGAGCAGATGTGA
- a CDS encoding acetyl-CoA carboxylase carboxyltransferase subunit beta encodes MASAKTDSTTSSELPDQTPVPTAPMDAISSSAAAPRAKRGVPEGLWKRCPGCGETIFRKEAEKRFNVCPQCDYHWYISAKDRTAQLLDDGTFEEWDAEVMPLDPLGFVDKKPYAQRLQAEQKRTGLNDAALTGHGMIRARRVAVGITDSAFIMGSMGSVVGERLTRLTERATEQHLPLIIVSGSGGGARMHEGILSLMQMAKVSAALARYDAAGGLFISVLTDPTMGGVAASFASLGDVVFAEPRAMIGFAGPRTIEATIRAELPKGFQTSEFLLEHGFVDRVVRRAELKSEIARMIDFCGFV; translated from the coding sequence ATGGCTTCGGCCAAAACCGATTCCACCACCTCCAGCGAACTGCCCGACCAGACGCCGGTTCCCACGGCTCCGATGGACGCGATTTCGTCATCGGCCGCCGCGCCGCGCGCCAAGCGCGGGGTGCCCGAGGGGTTGTGGAAGCGCTGCCCGGGCTGTGGCGAGACGATCTTTCGCAAGGAAGCGGAGAAGCGGTTCAACGTCTGTCCCCAATGCGACTATCACTGGTACATCTCGGCCAAGGACCGGACGGCCCAGTTGTTGGACGACGGCACGTTCGAGGAGTGGGACGCCGAGGTGATGCCGCTGGACCCGTTGGGCTTTGTCGACAAGAAGCCGTACGCCCAGCGGTTGCAAGCCGAGCAGAAGCGCACCGGCCTGAACGACGCAGCCCTGACCGGCCACGGCATGATCCGCGCCCGCCGCGTGGCAGTCGGCATCACCGACTCGGCCTTCATCATGGGAAGCATGGGTTCAGTCGTCGGCGAGCGTTTAACTCGCTTGACTGAACGGGCCACCGAGCAGCACTTGCCGCTGATCATCGTCAGCGGCTCGGGCGGCGGCGCCCGGATGCACGAAGGGATTCTATCCCTGATGCAAATGGCCAAGGTCTCGGCGGCGCTCGCGCGCTATGACGCCGCCGGCGGCTTGTTCATCTCGGTCCTCACTGACCCGACGATGGGTGGCGTGGCGGCCAGCTTTGCCTCGTTGGGGGATGTGGTCTTTGCCGAACCGCGCGCGATGATCGGCTTTGCCGGCCCGCGGACCATCGAGGCCACGATTCGAGCCGAGTTGCCCAAAGGCTTTCAGACCAGCGAATTTCTGCTGGAGCACGGCTTTGTCGATCGCGTCGTCCGCCGCGCGGAGCTGAAGAGCGAAATCGCGCGGATGATTGACTTCTGCGGCTTTGTGTGA
- a CDS encoding histidine phosphatase family protein: MLRIALIRPGATDYDLQGRIQGSLDIPLCDTGVREVEQLAPALRPLDLHVIYTADGEPARQTATMLAEALDAKVKCLDGLTNMSLGLWQGMLVEEVRRKLPKVYQKCSDQPECVCPPEGETLGEARERVQEALAKIAKKNKDGVVGLVLSEPLASLARACLNHTPVGDLWEVMSEHGTWELIERGTAPVPVAAARTSETA, encoded by the coding sequence ATGTTAAGGATTGCTCTAATTCGCCCGGGCGCTACCGATTACGACCTGCAAGGTCGGATTCAGGGGAGCCTGGACATCCCGCTGTGCGACACCGGAGTGCGCGAAGTCGAACAGTTGGCGCCGGCCCTGCGGCCGCTGGATTTGCACGTCATTTACACCGCCGACGGCGAGCCGGCCCGGCAAACGGCCACCATGCTCGCCGAGGCGCTCGACGCCAAGGTAAAATGCCTGGACGGGCTCACCAACATGAGCCTGGGACTGTGGCAGGGGATGCTCGTCGAAGAAGTGCGACGCAAGCTCCCCAAGGTTTACCAGAAATGCTCGGACCAGCCCGAGTGCGTCTGCCCGCCCGAAGGGGAAACCCTGGGCGAGGCTCGCGAACGCGTGCAAGAGGCGCTGGCGAAAATCGCCAAGAAGAATAAAGATGGCGTTGTCGGCCTGGTGTTGTCCGAGCCGCTGGCCAGTTTGGCCCGGGCGTGCCTGAACCACACGCCGGTCGGCGACTTGTGGGAAGTGATGAGCGAGCACGGCACGTGGGAGCTGATCGAGCGCGGGACCGCGCCGGTTCCGGTGGCCGCCGCGCGGACGAGCGAGACCGCCTAG
- the rpe gene encoding ribulose-phosphate 3-epimerase translates to MTISETIAHLRGSIPAVLPSLLMCDFGQLANEVRRIEAAGVPGLHLDVMDGHFVPNLSYGLPLVEAFRRMTTLPLDVHLMISNPAQYIERYREAGADSMTIHVEAVHDPRPLLREIRAIGAMAGLALNPDTPVSAVRPYLKDCDLVLVMSVNPGFGGQKFDRRALDKLAELRSLAGDELLLEIDGGVNDATIADCCAAGAQLLVVGSAIFGTSDYLASTRRLVELASSKTTRSPQRTC, encoded by the coding sequence ATGACCATCTCTGAGACGATTGCCCACCTGCGTGGGTCGATTCCTGCGGTGCTGCCGTCGCTGTTGATGTGCGACTTTGGCCAGTTGGCCAATGAAGTGCGCCGCATCGAAGCCGCCGGCGTTCCGGGGCTGCACCTGGACGTAATGGACGGCCACTTTGTGCCGAACCTGTCCTATGGATTGCCCCTGGTCGAGGCGTTTCGGCGGATGACCACCCTGCCGCTAGACGTCCATCTGATGATCAGCAATCCGGCCCAGTACATCGAGCGTTACCGGGAAGCCGGGGCCGACTCGATGACCATTCATGTCGAGGCAGTCCATGATCCGCGGCCATTGCTGCGCGAGATTCGGGCCATCGGGGCGATGGCTGGTCTGGCCTTGAACCCCGACACCCCGGTCTCGGCAGTGCGGCCGTACCTGAAGGATTGCGATCTGGTGTTGGTGATGAGTGTGAACCCGGGCTTTGGCGGCCAGAAGTTCGACCGCCGGGCGCTGGACAAGCTTGCCGAGCTGCGCAGCTTGGCGGGCGATGAATTGCTGTTGGAGATCGATGGGGGCGTGAACGACGCCACGATCGCCGATTGCTGCGCGGCCGGAGCCCAACTGCTGGTGGTGGGTTCGGCGATCTTTGGCACCAGCGACTATTTGGCCAGCACCCGCCGCTTGGTGGAACTGGCCAGTTCCAAAACAACACGGTCACCGCAACGAACATGTTAA
- the bcp gene encoding thioredoxin-dependent thiol peroxidase, with product MSDWIEAGQPAPDFTLPTDSGSKVKLKELRGKPVVLYFYPRDNTPGCTKEACAFRDRKAELAKLGAQVLGLSTDTVDSHAGFRDKFDLNFPLLSDEEHVVAEKYGAWREKNMYGKKSMGIQRSTYLIDAHGVVAKVWKKVSVDGHDDDVLAALAELKKPAKAAK from the coding sequence ATGAGCGATTGGATCGAAGCCGGCCAGCCGGCCCCCGATTTCACCCTGCCCACCGATAGCGGCTCGAAGGTCAAGCTGAAGGAGCTGCGCGGCAAGCCGGTGGTGCTCTATTTCTACCCGCGCGACAACACGCCGGGCTGCACTAAGGAGGCTTGCGCCTTCCGCGACCGCAAGGCCGAACTGGCCAAGCTAGGTGCCCAGGTGTTGGGTCTGAGCACGGACACGGTCGACAGCCACGCCGGATTTCGCGACAAGTTCGACCTGAACTTCCCGCTGTTGTCCGACGAAGAGCATGTGGTGGCCGAGAAGTACGGGGCCTGGCGCGAGAAGAACATGTACGGCAAGAAGTCGATGGGGATCCAGCGCTCGACCTATCTGATCGACGCCCACGGCGTGGTGGCCAAGGTCTGGAAGAAGGTCTCGGTCGACGGCCACGACGACGACGTGCTGGCCGCCCTGGCCGAGCTGAAAAAGCCGGCAAAAGCCGCCAAGTAG
- a CDS encoding DUF4339 domain-containing protein: MGIRFACQQCGHAMHVKDFLAGKRGICDQCQARVDIPLQSTIEKVKTAEGTIYRPVAAPQGGANAQMAGESATTMAAPTDTAQGAALQPTTAYAPAETAHAQPAALTAPSGKPAATPHDPIDEKPAAVWYVLPPGGTTQYGPAPGTLFRVWIDQGRVGPESMIWREDWPEWRRAAEVLPQMSALTLPPSGIALATPIGQTVWSDPVARTPATPNIPASVLAKGEYRLEQRRRSTWLWAGLAVLLIAAVGLAAVMMRIYS; encoded by the coding sequence ATGGGCATTCGATTCGCCTGTCAACAATGCGGCCACGCCATGCACGTCAAGGATTTCCTGGCTGGCAAGCGCGGCATTTGCGATCAGTGCCAGGCCCGGGTCGACATCCCGCTGCAATCGACGATCGAAAAGGTCAAGACCGCCGAGGGGACGATCTATCGGCCGGTTGCCGCACCCCAGGGGGGTGCCAATGCTCAGATGGCTGGCGAGTCGGCCACCACGATGGCAGCCCCAACCGACACCGCGCAGGGCGCCGCGTTGCAGCCCACCACGGCCTATGCCCCCGCCGAAACGGCACATGCCCAGCCTGCCGCGTTGACTGCTCCGTCGGGCAAGCCGGCCGCAACGCCGCACGACCCGATCGACGAGAAACCGGCCGCCGTCTGGTACGTGTTGCCGCCGGGAGGAACGACTCAATACGGCCCGGCCCCCGGCACGTTGTTTCGCGTCTGGATCGATCAGGGGCGTGTGGGGCCCGAGTCGATGATCTGGCGCGAGGATTGGCCCGAGTGGCGTCGCGCGGCGGAGGTGTTGCCCCAGATGAGCGCGCTGACGCTCCCGCCCAGCGGTATCGCCTTGGCCACGCCGATTGGCCAGACCGTCTGGAGCGACCCGGTCGCCCGCACGCCAGCCACGCCGAACATCCCAGCCTCGGTGCTGGCCAAAGGGGAGTATCGCCTGGAACAGCGGCGTCGGAGCACGTGGCTGTGGGCCGGGCTGGCGGTGCTGCTGATCGCGGCGGTCGGACTGGCCGCCGTGATGATGCGGATTTATTCGTAA
- the xrtU gene encoding exosortase U codes for MSQVSLESEHSAAVVAPVRPSPKPAGSGRALALPQISVRVLVAAAVLLLAHLPLVWIHLWDLWDKPQHGYALLIPVGVFVLVQQRLSTIGQLHHGEMFGMLIAVVAALVCDVIAIALMIPGAAMWAVFLLLLGLAHGLGGRKLLSAALPIAVFASLMVPYSSEIETRLIAQMQSLTASWSSQMLDQFRVIHLLMGNTIELPGRQLFVEEACSGVQSLYACFAGTFFFVLWTKRGILRSVMLLLSSFGWVFAANALRIFLVTIAAEKNVDLATGTPHWLLGMLVFAFTMGMVLSTDRLFEFFTLHDPKYWWNSTRPNRGTAVFPALRHTSIDSWLTIPVTVAFAVLVLWQVYLLAPVGGSSTETVDASHAPLAFEKLSADTLPAVWGGSRPQTEFKHSIEQAFHAVHSRYWAYGKGSDRIWASVDFPFAKWHDITVCYRGLGWDVSPPTFHAARGDSDLPFMDCEMNQMPLGYGYLVFVMFDMQGKPFIPSSLSLDSRLQLELTDRLMNMKQNWQHAGVQLAGGPSAKYIQAQVFVTSGMPITNPERDEARALMLTLCRRLLEQIEHAAVESAQVPTATN; via the coding sequence TTGTCGCAAGTGTCGCTCGAATCTGAACATTCGGCGGCCGTGGTCGCACCCGTTCGACCATCGCCCAAGCCAGCCGGTTCGGGGCGCGCCCTCGCGCTGCCCCAGATCAGCGTCCGCGTGCTAGTCGCGGCGGCGGTGCTGCTATTGGCCCATCTGCCGTTGGTTTGGATTCACTTGTGGGATCTGTGGGACAAACCCCAGCACGGCTACGCGCTGTTGATCCCGGTGGGTGTGTTTGTGCTGGTCCAACAGCGGCTGTCGACGATCGGCCAACTGCACCATGGCGAGATGTTTGGAATGCTGATCGCCGTTGTCGCGGCGCTGGTGTGCGATGTGATCGCCATCGCGCTGATGATTCCCGGCGCGGCCATGTGGGCGGTCTTCTTGTTGCTGTTGGGTTTAGCCCATGGGCTGGGCGGGCGCAAGTTGCTTTCGGCCGCCTTGCCGATTGCCGTATTCGCCTCGCTGATGGTGCCTTACTCGTCCGAGATTGAAACGCGGCTGATCGCCCAGATGCAGAGCCTGACTGCTTCGTGGAGCAGCCAGATGCTCGATCAGTTCCGCGTCATCCATTTGCTGATGGGAAACACCATCGAATTGCCAGGCCGGCAGTTGTTCGTCGAGGAAGCGTGCAGCGGCGTGCAGTCGTTGTACGCCTGCTTCGCCGGCACGTTTTTCTTTGTCTTGTGGACCAAGCGAGGCATTCTTCGCTCGGTGATGTTGTTGCTGTCGTCGTTTGGCTGGGTGTTTGCGGCCAATGCGCTGCGAATTTTCCTGGTGACGATCGCGGCGGAAAAGAACGTCGATTTAGCCACGGGGACGCCCCACTGGTTGCTGGGAATGCTGGTGTTCGCGTTCACCATGGGGATGGTGCTGAGCACCGATCGGTTGTTCGAGTTCTTCACCTTGCACGATCCGAAGTACTGGTGGAATTCGACCAGGCCCAATCGGGGAACGGCTGTTTTTCCGGCGCTACGTCACACCAGTATCGATTCGTGGCTGACTATTCCCGTGACCGTCGCGTTTGCGGTGCTGGTCCTCTGGCAGGTCTACCTGCTGGCCCCGGTCGGTGGCAGTTCGACCGAAACGGTCGATGCGTCGCACGCGCCGCTCGCCTTTGAAAAACTCTCGGCCGATACCTTGCCGGCCGTGTGGGGCGGAAGTCGCCCGCAGACCGAGTTCAAACACTCGATCGAGCAGGCGTTCCATGCGGTCCACTCGCGCTATTGGGCGTATGGCAAAGGCAGCGACCGCATCTGGGCCTCGGTCGACTTTCCCTTTGCCAAGTGGCACGACATCACGGTTTGCTACCGCGGTCTGGGTTGGGATGTGAGCCCGCCGACGTTCCATGCAGCGCGTGGCGACTCCGATCTGCCGTTCATGGATTGCGAAATGAACCAGATGCCGCTGGGCTACGGCTACCTGGTGTTTGTGATGTTCGACATGCAAGGCAAGCCATTCATTCCCTCCAGCCTGTCGCTCGATTCCCGGTTGCAGCTCGAGCTGACCGACCGGCTGATGAACATGAAGCAGAACTGGCAACATGCCGGCGTGCAATTGGCCGGCGGTCCGTCGGCCAAGTACATCCAGGCGCAGGTCTTCGTGACCAGCGGCATGCCCATCACCAATCCCGAGCGCGACGAAGCCCGGGCGCTGATGCTGACTTTGTGTCGGCGCTTGCTCGAACAGATCGAGCACGCCGCTGTAGAAAGTGCCCAGGTGCCCACGGCGACGAATTAG